GTTAATAAACCACCTTCGCCTAAAACATAGGCTGTACCGTGTTTGCCCTGATCGCCCAAAAATTTACCAGTAGCCATCGCACTGGTATAAATATGGTTTTCAGTAACCTCAATGCCAAGGAGTTTAAGCTTTCTTACCGAATCGAGCCTTGTACGCTGACTATTGTTAGTCATAAAGGTGAAAGGGATATCGTTTTTAATCAAGCCATTGATGAATTTATCCGCGCCTTCAATTAAAGTTTCGCCGCTATAAATAACCCCATCCATGTCTATCAAAAGTCCGTGTTTCATATATTTTCTTCTATGCGTTTTAAAGTAAAAAAAAGGATAAAATGGTCCCTTTTATGCACTGCAAATATAGTGTTCTGAAAACAAATTATGCGAAATAGGTTAGGTATTAAAGTACGCCATTTTGGCTAGAACCTGATTAAAAATTAATTGGCTACCGATACATTATACAGGTCGTACCAATCCTGATGATCCAGATCTATTGTAAAGGCATTGGCAGCATTTTTAATCCTTTGTTCATTGGTTGTGCCAATAAGTGGTAAGGCGCCTAATTTTATCAACCAGGCTACAGCAAGGGACTCAATATTGGCATTGTATTTTACGCTCAGCTCTTCCAGTTTTTCGCGAACTTTTATAGCCTGTTGGTCTGTACCGGCAGCTATTCTGCCTTCGGCAAGTGGGGCGTAAGCTAATGGGCGCATATAGCGTTGTTTGATATAGTCAAGCTGACCATTGTCTAAAGCCTGCGTCCTAAGCAAGTTCAATTCAATATGATTGGTTACAATTGGCTTGGTTAAATAGGAGGCCAGCAATTGATGCTGAAAAACAGAGAAATTGGCTACACCAATACTTTTAATTTTTCCGGAGTCTTTAAGTTTTTCCAAAGTTAAAGCCGTTTCTTCCAGATTAGAAATGGGGTCAAGCTTATCCAGTAAAAAGATATCTAAATAGTCTGTTCTTAGTTTTTTTAATGATGATTCAACACTTTTTGTGATATGGGCTGCTGAAGTATCATAATGCTTTACCCTGATATCCGGATTTTGTGCGTCAGGTACTCTTAGTCCACATTTACTAAACAATACGATATCTTCCCTTTTGAAAGTTCCTTCTTTAAGCAAATCACCAAATAACATCTCACATTGATAAGAGCCATAGCTGTCGCCATGTTCAAAAGTGTTAATCCCCAGTTCTAAGCAGAGCCGTACGATTTTTTTTAAAACATTAGCGGCATCTTTTACTTCATTCCATCTGTAAAAACCATAAACTGCAGGAGAAACTTTAGGGCCTGCGTCACCCATGTATATTTTTTGCATGTGCTGAGCTATTTAACTGAGGTCAATGTCGCTTTTTTAAGGAATATATCAAATAGAAAATGCTGTTATGTTGGATAATCATAAAAAGTTCTTTAAACCATCTAATAAATTTATACCTTTGAAATTCATCTGATGATATGATGAATTTAACTTAGGTAACTTGATTAAGAGAAAATCACTTGCAGACGAAGTAGCCTCCAAGATACAGGAGCAAATTTCTTTTGGGAAATATAGGGTAAATGAAAAATTACCAATTGAGCCCGAATTGATGAAGAGCTTTGGTGTGGGCCGATCTACCATTAGAGAAGCCATAAAGATATTAGCCAATTCTGGTTTACTTAGGGTACAACAAGGGATAGGGACCTTTGTTGAACAATCTACTGGCAGCAGGGAACCAATGGAGCAAAGACT
This is a stretch of genomic DNA from Candidatus Pedobacter colombiensis. It encodes these proteins:
- a CDS encoding aldo/keto reductase codes for the protein MQKIYMGDAGPKVSPAVYGFYRWNEVKDAANVLKKIVRLCLELGINTFEHGDSYGSYQCEMLFGDLLKEGTFKREDIVLFSKCGLRVPDAQNPDIRVKHYDTSAAHITKSVESSLKKLRTDYLDIFLLDKLDPISNLEETALTLEKLKDSGKIKSIGVANFSVFQHQLLASYLTKPIVTNHIELNLLRTQALDNGQLDYIKQRYMRPLAYAPLAEGRIAAGTDQQAIKVREKLEELSVKYNANIESLAVAWLIKLGALPLIGTTNEQRIKNAANAFTIDLDHQDWYDLYNVSVAN